The sequence gtaataaaaattataagcgccttcgattcgccacttcaCCATTTGCTAAGTTTGGGCTCTGGtcgcttgacgaaaaatttgcatgtgaaagtatAAAACTGGTATACCATAACTCAATTGCTGTCAATTCTCTTTTCTGATATCAGGCAAGTTTCATTAGATCGGCTAGAGGGACACTTTTGTTGTTTCAACTAtgcgaattctcttttgatgttgacCGTCGTGCTCACTCCCCTGTTAGGTGGAATATCCAAAGCGTGAAATTTAGAATCATCTAAGGCAAGTTTTAtagaatattataaatatatatgtatatattaaggTGAATTTTTCAAGAATGTCTTCTAGTGATTCCGTTGAAATAGAAACCGGCTGCGATATTCGTTCGATCGAAAATGTATTTCTTCTACACTTTTCTGTAAATTCATAATAATGTTCAGGGTTgtacaagtaattttttttttttgttttttctattttttaaaattttttttttttattttcgatccTATTAACCCGAAATCACGGTTATTCGGTAGAAAGCAATGACCCGATATCAAAAATTTGTAGTctattatttcaatattattatttgataACTGAGTAATTTTCTTACGATTCTTTACGGTTCTGGCCTGAGCAAGCACCAATGTTGAGCAGTTATATCCTCCAAATGCACTAAAATGCATGATGCTACTTTCTGTGCACTTCTTGAAGCTGTCGTTTCTTTCCATACATACATCTTCACATTGCCATCATGGAAGTTATGGAAACCCAAGttgtatacgtacatatttcgcatacgaggtgtgttcaaagagTGTCGcgtgtttgtgttttttcacagatattatgcacttgtgctaacgttttttccaatcttcgaagcacttcaaaaaatcatttttattatcaGTTCCTCATTCGATGCCGtgtttatctcgtcaatcgtagcgtagcgtcgtccttccatgggcctcttcagtttcgggaacaagaaaaagtcacagggggccagatctggggaatacggtggctgtggcatcattattgtgttgtttttggccaaaaagtcggccacaaatccgggcgtttctggcgaattgcttcgcgcaaattgcggaTAACTTGCCGGTAATATAAGGAATATTGAgggttttaccctgtggcaagaactcgtgatgcacaacgcccctgcaatcgaaggaACCGGTAAGCAagacttttacattcgaccgaacttggcgcgcttttttcggtcttggttcgtgcggctgcttccattgagatgattgagctttggtttccataaacccacgatttgacccagttatgaccctctggcgCAAATTTGGGTGATCGCAGACAGAGTcaaacatctcattagcaatgttcatgcgatgctgcttttggtcgaaattgagcagttttggtacgaattttgcggcgacccgtctcatgcccaaatcattgaaaaaaaatcgaatgacacgagccaatcgatatgtctaggtcctcagcaacttctctaacggtgattcgacgattggccaataccattttcctcACTTCATCCATTTTttcgttgctttggtccaaagtagcttctccgtatgccacagtcaacattcggaatgcatccgagcacttaatttcgtctttcacacaaaatttgatatagacgagccgaaacacgtgcaagcaaagcagctgtcaacaattaactgaacattcaaaatggctgaACTCGTcgacatgagtgagagacatattgccacaaaacaaacgaaattggaatatacgtaacctgcgaaaattcaaaattcgcgatactttttgaacacacctcgtatagtaCATATATCACCTACCACCCTTCTCCCTCTGGACCAAAGAATGAGCAAAGCTTTAGTTATAAGTATTTTTCatatagcgttgccacctaattctCAAGATGTTAGTATTTGCAAGTCGTAAATAATAGCACAGATGAATTAAGTAATAGGATATGGGGGTCTCACGCAAATTATGATTAAGAATATTTGACTTAAAAGTATTGCGTTTTTTGATTGGTGCTGCCACTTATTTTCTAAATCGAAAAGGTTTGAATTGCCTTATGGGGTGAGGGGTTGtcacaattttccaaaaattggacttaaaaatattgtgtgaacattagaagtgaatccgacaaatattcaacaattaacaaagggcgttcGGGCACTCCggttcgatagcaaaactttaaaaaaacgttttctcaaaactatggtttttgaactggtgaccactgtaacttaaaaaccgcttcgtagatttcaataaaatgtatactgcttttgaaaaacataaaaaactcgtgcctaatcgaaggatttttttgttcaaaaatttcgattttttttaaacaatcggtttttttctcgaaattctgaaaaatatttcctgaggccgccatattgttaattttgaaaaaaaagcttcgatagtgtgctagtcgattctaacataacctaaacgccacaaaccaagcttagacatatggcaaacaaactgcttcgacacattagtgttTAGGTGTTTTGgtgtcatatacttttggttttgtgaaaatgtctgattttattccaaatgatcgtcatttgcgggaagtgttgattttcttctttcattcgaaaaaaacggcagctgaagcgcatcgagagctacaaaaagtttatggagttGCTACCTTAAATGAAACAACGTggcgagattggttccgtcgcttcaaagacggtgattttaatgttgactaccgtccgcgtgaaggaaggccaaacacCTTCAAAGACGCTGAGTTGGAGTCAttactcaatgaggatccgtgtcaaaacaaagcaaagaaGGGCTTGTGCTTCAGTATTAcccaccaatccatttccaagcgaatGCACCATCAATCTATTTCCAAACGAATGCATGCTTTAGGAaggattcagaaacagggggaCTGTGGGTCCTTATGAATTAAAGCCAAGGGATATAGAAAGTCGTTTTTTCGacgtttcgcctgtgaacaactgctccagcggcaaaaacggaagggttttctttatcgcatcgtgacgggtgatgaaacaTAGAtttattacagcaatccaaagaaaagaaagtcatggggattgcccggtcatgcttctacgtcatcgcctcggccgaatattcacgctgctaaggttatgctatgtatttggtgggatcaagttggtgttatttgttatgaactgttaaaaccaagcgaaaccatcactggggatcggtatcgacttcaattgatgcgattgagccgagcactgcgcgaaaaGCGGCCGTAATACGCGgaaaggcatgaaaaagtgattctacagcatgacgaCGCCCGGCCTCATGTTGCCAAACCCGTAAAAACCTacttggaaacactgaaatgggaaatcctaccccatccGCCAtactctccagatattgcgccgtccgattatcacctgttccgatcagcagttccattcatatgaagacatcaaagaatggcttgatccgtggatagcctcaaaagatgaacagttttaacgcgacggtatacgagatctaccagaaagatgggaaaagtagtagccagcgatgggcaatactttcaatgattcacttgtaaccattttttgagaataaagttgtattttcataaaaaaaaacagcgagaacttagtttcgcacctaatattttccttcaacaaaaaaaattatttattgctgATTATTCCGTTCTGATGCAAAAGGGTTAAATacataaactatttaatttcagTAGTATTTAAACAAAAGCCAAAAACTATTTCTCTTCGCCTAATAACTTATATGTCTGTATATTCATGCATCCTGACCTGAATTCCATTTTTCTGCTCTCCTTTATTTGCAGCCTGACGCAATTGTGATGCGCATCTCGGCCAGTGACCTGGATGACGGCAACAATAGTATTGTCGAATACGAAATCCTACCCGATCGCGATCATTTGTACTTTAGAATCGACAAAGCAGCAGGCATCATTTATCTAAACCGTCCCATTGACAAACGTCCCGGCCAACACTACACAATCAACGTACGTGCCTACAATAGCATTGTGCCAGATCCGCCGCAAGATGCACAAATTGAAGTGCGTATACGCGTTGTAGAGTCGTCAAAGAAGCCGCCGTCCTTTGTTGATCCCATCGAAGATCCCATTTACCTGAAAGAGGACTACATGAACTATTCCACGCCCATTGTTACGCTGCGTGCAGTTTCAAATGTTCCCGATAAACCGGAAGTGATATTCGAGTTAATTACTGGGCGCACTGAGCAGACGAATAGCAAAAAGACGTTTGTCTTCGATCAGACTGGCACAACCGTAACAATTGGTTTGGGTAAATTACTCGATTATGAATCCGTGACAGAGTACACATTAACAATGAGTGCGCGCAACACCTACGATTTGGTGGCAGAGCATGTGGTGAAAATCAAGGTTGAGGACGTAAACGACAATATACCATATTTTACTGAAGTGAAAAAGGGCACACTGCTCGAGAATGAGCCACCGGGAACGCCTGTGATGCAGGTACGTGCTTTTGATATGGATGGCACCGAAGCGAACAATATTGTGTCCTTTGAGTTGGCCGACAATcgtgaatatttcaaaattgatCCGCACACTGGCAACATAACTGCGCTGACCACGTTCGATCGTGAGGAACGAGATTTCTACAATGTGAAGGTGATTGCGAGTGACAATTCGCCATCGAGTTTGTTCAATAACGGCGAACCGAATAGAGGCCAACAAGTTTTTCGTATCGAAATTGCGGACAAGAACGATCACAAGCCAATTTTTCAATTACCCGAATATGTACCCGATCGTTTGCCAGAGGATGCCAATATTAATTTCGTTGTTATTGAGGTAATGGCAGAAGATGAGGACAATGCGTCACAAATTCTGTACACAATTGAAAGTGGAAATGTGGGAAATGCATTCAAAATCGAGGAGAAGACCGGCACGATCACAGTGAACCAGCGGCTtgattatgaaaatattacCGAATATTTGCTGAAGATACGTGCCTTCGATGGCATTTATGACGATTATGCGATTGTTAAGATAGAAATTGCGGACGTTAACGATAATCCACCAGAGTTTAAGGAGAAATATTCGAAAACCATACAGGAGGAAATGGTCTATGACTATTGCATATTGAATATTGAAGCCTACGATCCGGATATCAAAAATCGCTCGGCAGATCAACACATTAAATATTCGGTGGTGAAAGAAGAGCAGAAGAAAATGTTGACAATTGACAATGAAGGCTGCTTAAAGTTGATAAAGCCGCTGGATCGCGACCCACCAGATGGCCATAAGAGTTGGCAGGTGCTGATTGCGGCAGTTGATGAAGATGGCTTCGGTTTGAAATCTGTGACGCATGTGATAATAAATCTACAAGACATCAACGATAATGCGCCCTTCTTGGTGAATACGATGCCAGTTATTTGGCAAGAAAACCGAAACCCCGGACAAGTTGTACAGTTGCAAGCGAATGATTATGACGAACCGCAGAATGGGCCGCCATACACTTACGGCATCGATAGTGAGGCGTCCGCAGATATTAAGGCGAAATTTAGCATCGACAACGATTATCTGTTTGCAAATGTGCAATTCGATCGTGAGGAACAAAAGGAATATTTTATACCCATAAGAATAAGCGATTCCGGCCAACCGAAGCGAAGTATGGTGAGCATTTTACATCTGATTATTGGCGATGACAATGACAATGCGATGTCGGAAGGTTCATCGCGCATATTCATATACAATTACAAAGGTGAAGCGCCCGACACTGATGTGGGGCGCGTTTTTGTCGATGATCCCGACGATTGGGATCTCGAAGACAAGGAATTCCGTTGGAAGAATGGCATACCACACGATAATTTCCGTTTGAATCCCAGTACTGGCATGATCACTATGCTTGAACGTACACAAGAAGGTGAATATCTGCTTGAGTTCGTTGTTACCGAAGAATCGACCTTCATTCCGCGCCACTCAGTGGACGCCGATGTCACAATTGTTGTACGCGAATTGCCCGAAGAAGCGGTCGATAAGAGCGGCAGCATACGCTTCTTCAACATTACCAAGGAACAATTCATCGCAGTGGCGCGCGACGCGCAAGCCGACGATTCACTTTCACTAAAAGATCGTCTCCAATATTCGCTTGCCAAATTATTCAATACATCCGTCACAAATGTAGATGTCTTTACGGTGCTTCAAAATACCAACAATACCTTGGATGTGCGCTATTCAGCACATGGCTCACCCTACTATGCGCCAGAGAAGTTGAATGGCATCGTGGCACAGCATCAGCAGATGCTCGAAAAGGAGTTGGGCCTGCAAATGCTTATGGTGAATATTGACGAATGTCTCATCGAGCGGCATAAATGCGAATCATCGTGCATGAACACGCTGCACAAGTCCAACATACCCTACATGATCTACTCAAATACTTCGTCATTTGTGGGCGTGACGGCTTTCATTGAGTGGCATTGCGTTTGTGAGGCGCGCATAAGCACTTATTGCCTCAATGGCGGCACACCGCGCATAGGTGAGAACGACATGTGCGACTGCATTGACGGTTTTACGGGTCCACACTGTGAATTGGTCTCTGTTGGTTTCTATGGCAATGGCTACGCATTCTATGAACCCATTTCGCCGTGCGAGAATACGAAAATAAGCCTCGAAGTGGCGCCTCAAACCGATCAAGGCTTAATTATGTACTTAGGTCCGTTAAACTATAACCCACTACTGCCACTATCCGATTTCTTGTCATTAGAGTTAGTCAAAGGTTATCCCGCACTGACGGTGGACTATGGCTCGGGTGCCATACGTATCGAACATCGTCACATCCAATTGCAGGTAGGCAAATCCTATCAACTAGACATTATACTACAAAAGGCCAGCATTGAAATGACAGTAGACAATTGCCGACTATCTACTTGCATGAGTTTGGGTGCGCCGCAAGGTCCCAACGAATTTCTAAATGTTAATGCACCGCTGCAGCTGGGTGGCACACCCGTAGATCTACTGCAACTCGGCTACAAGCTAAACTGGACCTACACGCCGAGCAGGCAAGGTTTCTTTGGCTGCATACGAAATCTCACGATCAATAATCACACCTACAACCTGGGTGCGCCTGCAATATCGCGCAACATCGATTCGGGTTGTCAACGCGCCGTTGCTGTGGCAGTGAGTTTTGGGATAGATCGAAATTTCATTATTGCGATTGTGGCCTGTATAATGCTGCTGCTCATTATTTTATTGGCTGTGGTTGTGCAAAAGAAACAGAAGAATGGCTGGCATGAAAAAGACATCGATGATATACGCGAAACGATAATCAACTATGAAGATGAGGGCGGCGGCGAGCGGGATACTGACTATGATCTCAATGTGTTACGCACACAACCCTTCTACGAGGAGAAGCTCTACAAAGATCCGCATGCGTTGCAAGCGATCAAAGACCCAAATAATGAGATACCCGACATAGGTGGCTTTTTGGGTGATAAAAAGGAGAATTGCGATCGGGAGGCGGGCACGTATCCGGTGGACGATGTGCGACACTATGCGTACGAAGGTGATGGCAACTCGGACGGCAGTCTTTCGAGTCTGGCGTCCTGCACTGATGATGGCGATCTCAATTTTGACTATTTGTCGAATTTCGGGCCACGATTCCGCAAATTGGCCGATATGTATGGCGAAGAACCTTCCGACACGGACTCAAATGTGGATGACGAACAAGGTTGGCGCATATAAAACTAAATCTAGAACTAAATTAAAACCGGAATACAAATTTTCCAATGACATTTCATGCAGAATGTAAAAGACTTTAAAATTAAGCGCATATTTATACATACGAGTTTAgtagatgtacatacatatgtatgcaaatgaatgtgtgtgtgtgtgttggatGGTGGATGGTGGAGAGACGCTTGATTGGGTTCCAATAAATGCCGTACGCAGctcatacacaaatacatacacacacacataagcgctcgttttaatttaaattaatttaatttaattaaatttttttattgtattactaATAATTTAATGCGAAAACAAGTGATGAACATAACTGTaagacattaaaaaattgaatgtagAGAAGCgtagagagaaaaaataaataaaaaactaccgAACAAACTATGTATACCTATTTGTAGTGGAGCCATGATGACtgctatttttgaataaatatgttgTGGACAAGTCATGAGCTACAGATGTACGATTATACATATTCCACGAAGGAAATCGAAGTAtgcaaaactaaaactaaaaatgcaaaaaaacaaaaaagcaaaactaagacaaaataaataaaaaaccggTGTTAATTTATTGAATCCAACACGAAACGCGCATTTAGttgtctttattattattattattattattattgtaatattcctttttattttatttctgttctaACGTACGAAAGTACTTCCATTACATTCAAAGTATTTAAGTATTCAAAAGTAATGACGAAATCGTAATTTAAAGCAAACTAAGTAACTTAAAAaggcaataaatataaaaaaactaagatCGCTAGGATCTGTAGGAAAATCTTCCTTTccatttaatttacaaaaaatctaCTACATAGCCAGCTAGTAGCTGGGCAGCGAGCTGTAATATTGAGTTACAAATGAATAATTTACTGTTGTTTAATTAAAtgttacacatacatgcatacatttagtATATATGAATAACTGTAAGTGATAAGTgagcattttaatatattttttaactgtgTGGTCCCCATTTACACCCCGGCAAGTCTACACTATGCCGTAGCCGTAAATGTAATGTAGTATTTTCTCCAAGCGAtctaaaatagtaataaaacgCGAAATGCCACTTGTAGttataataattacaaaaaaaaaaaaaaaaaaaaaaaaaaaaaaaaacaattaaagtcTAGATGCGAATATTTGTTTATAGGCACCTATGTATAATTAggagtatgcacatatgtatgtagccttaataatatacatatctgcatacaaataaaaaaaatatttttgtaaggcattgattttttactggccagaatttattaaaaaaaacgagtaAAGATGATAAAAGTGTGTGAAGCAATGAGTTTgagaatcaaaataaaaagaaaaggaaaaatttaaaaacatgtttgattttattcaaaaagtggtctaaagttagaaaaaataaaaaaatatttatgtttttacagCACGTAAACGAAGTAAGTATAAcgtgaaatttttttctctctagAGGTTgacaaaaagcattgaaagccgaaaagttggGACTTAGCTTTCTACTCACCCGCTGAAAACCCACCCCAGCCCCGTTTCCATCCCGTTAGGtagtacttcacgggagggggagcggcctattgcctctacctgaaaatctgcgctgttgtCAAAGTGAGTGTACATACACTTGTGTGCAAAACAATAGCAGCGCAACGAattacatataaagggttttccaataacaggtgttattttggaatggattgcgctatctagagatgattaacgatttttatgaccggaattggatggtacgaggggtgccttttatatgtggGGATtagagtacaaaaacaaattttaatcatcgaaaatcactttattgttttttaaaatattctccatgaagatctatacacttttgcatgcgtttgaaccaattgtcgaagcacttttgccactctgaatgaggtacctccaaaacatgcattctgaatgccgcaaccgcttcttcaggtgtcgaaaaacgttgacctctcagtttgttttttacgtacgggaataaaaagaagtcattcggtgccaagtcaggactatacggcggatgacccattaattcgatgttttggatgctcaaaaatgcagttgtttgagccgatgtgtgagagctcgcattgtcctggtgaagagtgatccgtctttggcgattggttttcctaatttcttggaagacaactggcaaacaaatggttgtgtaccactcagaatttactgttctgcgttgttctagtggtacggttgcgacatgtccagtttttcagaaaaaacatGCGAtgatttgcttggaagtgcttcgtgcgtgaacaacttttgttggatttggctcatcttgaaacacccatacagtcgactgctgtttactttcgggctcatacgcgtaaatctatgattcatcacctgtcacgatgtcatagacgtatttcgaagccccgcgatggtattttttgagcatttccttcgaccaatcgacacgagcctttttttgagcgattgacaaattgtgtgggatacaacgccaacaaatttttttgacagtcaaatgtttatgcaatattgaatgtatgctggtcccactaatgcctaagattgtctcaatctcacgattgGTCACATGACGatattgcaatatcagttcgcgcacagcatcaatggttttcggcacaacaactgattttgggcgaccttcacgaaattcggcttggagtgaactacgaccacgattgaattcaccataccatcgataaacactggtccttgatggagcttcatcgccaaaaaatgaattaagttcatccatgcaatgttgctgagttaatccacgtcgaaagttgtaaaaaataatcgcacgaaaatgttcacgttttaattccatttttggaccgagatgaatcttttaaattactgtaaacaacacaaatagcgctggtatttcaaaacgttctgagtacgtaaaagccaaaaaatgtcaaactttgcgatacagctgtcagttgccagattgcaacaccagggttgccaaatcccgaaatataaaatgcacccctcgtattgatctggacaacgtttattttcaacaagacggcactacgtgccacacatgCAACGAAACcgttgatcttttacggaaaaagAAAGcgagttatctctcgaagaggtgatcttgtgacttttttctttggggccacgtgaaagaatttttgaacTACTATAAGATCGCTTTTACTTGCCGGAGTAGCTTTTACTTGGCGGAGTAGCTTTTACTCATTTTAACAGTTATAGATTTAAGACTTCCATCAAACAATCCGTAATCTTTTTCCAAGAAGTTGCACTTTTCGAGTCTTTTCGGCATTTCAAATTGATAAGACACTTTAATGACATTAATTTTAACCTAAAATGCCGAGGGGTTTAATATTATCACAAGAGGagctgaaaaaattttgtcCTACAAGGATTCAGGCTTGCCaatcaaattaattgcaaaCAAAACAGGCAGAAGTCGTTGTGTTATTCGGATTTTTTTACGGAGTCCTGAGAATTACAACATTTTGAAGCCCGTTGGCCATATTCTAgatgatagaaaaaaaaaatcgttttgttAAACGATCACTTTAATAAAACAGTGTTTTGTCATTTTGAAACGCCTGAAAATACGTTTTTgctaaacaatttctttatgtattaaaaaaaagttctaaattctataaagaaacagataacttttgttactttaatcgatgtgtaaaatttttattttcctctgaaaTCTATTGattaaaatagtttgaaaaattagggGTGCCATATGATTATGAAACGTATCTTATTTCAGGCAACGTAAAAAAGTTGCTGAAAACAAGtagtgtgttttttttagaaaattatgtgTATATTTCTAGAAATAATACTGAATTGTATGATAATAAAAAGCTAATTTGCTCAGATCAGTCTTTTGTGGcctctactcatccagacccagttgccttattaaactcaggaggGACACATAAAACTGGTGTATCTAAAGAACGGTTACATGCTAGTAGGTACATGTTTAGGATCAAATGAAAGAGAACTTTCCAAGGTTATGAAAACTTGCCGGAAAATGTATCATCATCACGAAAAAAGATGATACCAGAgcgttcaataatgtgtgtgactgacacatagatggcggcactagtactaaatcaatatttttttcgaaaattggcAACTTTTTTAGGCTTACTGTCAAAATCATATGTTAATGCGAccatttgtttacaagttaCAGTGCTTTAAGTGATGCTATATTacttttgagttaaaaaaaaaaaatgaattcaaagcaattccgtgtgctgatttatcattgttttttaatgaaataaaataccgttcaatgccaggaatggcttgaaaaacattattcggactctgctccatcaaaaagaagcatttgttattggtatgcccaattcaaacgtggtcgtacagacaccgatgacattccatctactggaaggccaaatgacgctgttattccggaaaacgttgaaaaaacactgaaaatcatTATGTCCGACCGTAAAGTGAAAGTGAGGGAGATTGCTGACATTCTAAAGATATCAGCAGGCAGTGTACACACCATAATACACGaacatttgggtatgaaaaaggtgttttccaaatgggtgccgcgtttgctcacaccggagcaaaaacaacaacgaatcgatgattcaaagagcTGTTTGGCCATGTTTACGCGCAATAAGTCGGAGTTTTTGCGTCGGTACAtcacaatggatgaaacatggatccaccatTTCACTCCAGAGTCAAATCGGCAGCCTGCTGAGTGGCATGCAGCTGGTGAAAACCGCCCAAAGCGGCCAAAGACGCAGCAGTCGGCAGGCAAGATTATGGCGTCTGTATTTTGGGATGCGCATGGaataatattcatcgactatctccAGAAGGGGCAGACCATCAACAGCGACTATTATATAGCGTTATTGGAGCGTTTGAAAGACGAAATCGCAAAGAAACGGCCTCATAtggcgaagaaaaaagtgttgttccaccaagaAACGAAACCAATAACCAGCAACAGAAGTAATTTATAAGTAAAATTAAGATAGCATACTTTAAGGCGCCGTATAAAAGTTCAGTAGATGCACGTATcagtaaaaatcataaaaatcaaCTTGTCATTAAAACTGAGAATTCTCTAAATTCTAAATTTCACCTCtaaattaatacatatttttagtaGCCCTTAAACatggtgaaaaaatgtttagaggtCTGTTAAATATCACACTGTTAACCGACTCTCAGCCAATTTGATGGACTGACGTAACCGGGAtcatgacagcggtttgcttacgaaaaaactgagattgaggTGGTAATA is a genomic window of Anastrepha ludens isolate Willacy chromosome 6, idAnaLude1.1, whole genome shotgun sequence containing:
- the LOC128868440 gene encoding DE-cadherin, whose amino-acid sequence is MLPQHCQSQQQTQIYHPQQYQQQSQRPRKHLCRKLHKYQTLAFALALVNLQTAVLVYAASSTSLSALSTSPRDDPFTRFFIPAHTHNVENSIILPANPNSVSPLARLRRSPNPAPESVSSLYSALPAARTGNSAIYFGMSPSSLAAHENSVNQIEQYSDNRKPAFKTCASYKPSVKEERPENTFVIMVQAEDPDSDQEIKYSLVQSAAERSKFHIDPKTGVIVTAHIFDRDEPIYEKAVYVTVQATDNGRPPLDDVCTFKVTIEDINDNPPVFNKARYDESMSEDKQPDAIVMRISASDLDDGNNSIVEYEILPDRDHLYFRIDKAAGIIYLNRPIDKRPGQHYTINVRAYNSIVPDPPQDAQIEVRIRVVESSKKPPSFVDPIEDPIYLKEDYMNYSTPIVTLRAVSNVPDKPEVIFELITGRTEQTNSKKTFVFDQTGTTVTIGLGKLLDYESVTEYTLTMSARNTYDLVAEHVVKIKVEDVNDNIPYFTEVKKGTLLENEPPGTPVMQVRAFDMDGTEANNIVSFELADNREYFKIDPHTGNITALTTFDREERDFYNVKVIASDNSPSSLFNNGEPNRGQQVFRIEIADKNDHKPIFQLPEYVPDRLPEDANINFVVIEVMAEDEDNASQILYTIESGNVGNAFKIEEKTGTITVNQRLDYENITEYLLKIRAFDGIYDDYAIVKIEIADVNDNPPEFKEKYSKTIQEEMVYDYCILNIEAYDPDIKNRSADQHIKYSVVKEEQKKMLTIDNEGCLKLIKPLDRDPPDGHKSWQVLIAAVDEDGFGLKSVTHVIINLQDINDNAPFLVNTMPVIWQENRNPGQVVQLQANDYDEPQNGPPYTYGIDSEASADIKAKFSIDNDYLFANVQFDREEQKEYFIPIRISDSGQPKRSMVSILHLIIGDDNDNAMSEGSSRIFIYNYKGEAPDTDVGRVFVDDPDDWDLEDKEFRWKNGIPHDNFRLNPSTGMITMLERTQEGEYLLEFVVTEESTFIPRHSVDADVTIVVRELPEEAVDKSGSIRFFNITKEQFIAVARDAQADDSLSLKDRLQYSLAKLFNTSVTNVDVFTVLQNTNNTLDVRYSAHGSPYYAPEKLNGIVAQHQQMLEKELGLQMLMVNIDECLIERHKCESSCMNTLHKSNIPYMIYSNTSSFVGVTAFIEWHCVCEARISTYCLNGGTPRIGENDMCDCIDGFTGPHCELVSVGFYGNGYAFYEPISPCENTKISLEVAPQTDQGLIMYLGPLNYNPLLPLSDFLSLELVKGYPALTVDYGSGAIRIEHRHIQLQVGKSYQLDIILQKASIEMTVDNCRLSTCMSLGAPQGPNEFLNVNAPLQLGGTPVDLLQLGYKLNWTYTPSRQGFFGCIRNLTINNHTYNLGAPAISRNIDSGCQRAVAVAVSFGIDRNFIIAIVACIMLLLIILLAVVVQKKQKNGWHEKDIDDIRETIINYEDEGGGERDTDYDLNVLRTQPFYEEKLYKDPHALQAIKDPNNEIPDIGGFLGDKKENCDREAGTYPVDDVRHYAYEGDGNSDGSLSSLASCTDDGDLNFDYLSNFGPRFRKLADMYGEEPSDTDSNVDDEQGWRI